Within Staphylococcus sp. NRL 16/872, the genomic segment ATGTTAAAAAAATTAGAGAGAATGCTAAAGTTGATGTTGAACGTGCCAAAGAAATCGAAGAACAAACTCGTCATGATGTCGTAGCCTTCACTCGACAAGTGTCTGAAACATTAGGTGAAGAACGTAAATGGGTTCATTATGGGTTAACTTCAACAGATGTCGTTGATACAGCTTTAAGTTATGTGATTAAACAAGCTAATGAAATTTTAGAAAAAGATATTGAACGTTTTATCGAGGTATTAGAACAAAAAGCTAAAAAATATAAATATACTTTAATGATGGGGCGTACTCATGGTGTTCACGCTGAACCTACAACATTTGGTGTGAAAATGGCATTATGGTACACAGAAATGAAACGTAATTTAAAACGTTTTAAAGAAGTACGTAAAGAAATCGAAGTAGGAAAAATGAGTGGGGCAGTTGGCACATTTGCTAATATTCCACCAGAAATCGAAAGTTATGTATGTAAACATTTAGGAATTGACACTGCGCCTGTTTCAACTCAAACGTTACAACGTGATCGTCATGCTTACTACATTGCAACGTTAGCATTAGTTGCTACTTCTTTAGAAAAATTTGCAGTTGAAATCCGTAATTTACAAAAAACTGAAACACGTGAAGTCGAGGAAGCATTTGCTAAAGGCCAAAAAGGTTCATCAGCAATGCCTCACAAACGTAATCCAATTGGTTCAGAAAATATCACAGGTATTTCACGCGTTATCCGTGGTTATATTACAACAGCATATGAAAACGTTCCTTTATGGCATGAACGTGATATTTCACATTCATCTGCAGAACGTATTATGTTGCCGGACGTAACCATTGCATTAAATTATGCTTTAAACCGTTTTACTAATATCGTTGATCGCTTAACTGTATTCGAAGATAATATGAGAAACAATATTGATAAAACATTTGGCTTAATCTTCTCACAAAGAGTATTATTAGCTTTAATTAACAAAGGTATGGTTCGTGAGGAAGCATATGACAAAGTTCAACCTAAAGCTATGGAATCTTGGGAAACTAAAACACCTTTCCGTGAATTAATTGAACAAGATAGTTCAATCACTGAGGTGCTTTCTAAAGAAGAATTAGATGAATGCTTCAATCCCGAACACCACTTAAATCAAGTTGATACGATTTTCACACGTGCTGGATTAGAATAAGCCTATACTCTTTTTTCAATAAAATGACTACACTTTAACTATTTAATGCGTTAAAATAAATGTATATTGAAATTGGAATATAGGGGTTGTTTGAGATGCAAATCGAGAAACTACGAGGACAAGCATTAGATGAATTATTTGATGCGATATTAACACTAGAAAATAGAGAAGAATGTTACGAGTTCTTCGATGATTTATGCACAGTAAACGAAATCCAATCATTATCTCAAAGACTACAAGTCGCAAAAATGATTAAACAAGGTTTTACTTATGCCACGATTGAAAAAGAGTCTGGTGCATCAACAGCTACTATTTCTAGAGTGAAACGTTCGTTACAATGGGGTAATGATGCATATACAATGATTTTAGATCGTTTAAATATTGAAACAAAAGAATAGATATTTATATAAAAGGCTGAGACTTAGTGTCTCAGCTTTAATTTTTGACTTCAATTTTTATATTTTTCACTTTGGATGTTGAGGAATCTATTTAGAACAAACAGATTAAAAATGCTATAATTTAGTGTATGTTAAAAAAAGGAGTTATGGATATATGTACGACATTAAAGAGTGGCAACATGTGTTTAAACTTGACCCTGCAAAGGATATTAGTGACAAGGATTTAGAAGCACTGTGTATGTCTGAAACTGATGCAATAATGATTGGTGGCACAGATGATATCACTGAGGATAATGTCATACATTTAATGAGCAGAGTGAGACGATATCCATTGCCATTAGTACTTGAAATTTCAAATTTAGAAAGTATAATGCCTGGTTTTGACTTTTACTTCGTGCCAACCGTATTGAACAGTAAAGATACTAGGTATCATAATGGCATTTTACATAAAGCGCTAAAGCAATATGGACATATGATTAATTTCGAAGAAGTCATATTTGAAGGTTATTTAGTACTTAATGCAGAAAGTAAAGTAGCACAAGTCACACAATCAGATACTGAGTTGACTGCTGAAGATATTGAAGCCTATGCACAAATGGTAAATGATATGTATAAATTACCAATGATGTATATTGAATATAGTGGTAAATATGGAGATATTGAAAAAGTGAAAGCAGCCTCCCTAATGTTATCAACAACTCAGTTATTCTATGGTGGCGGAATTAGTTCATTAGAAGAAGCCAAGAAAATGAAAGATATTGCTGATACTATTGTAGTAGGTAATATTATTTATACTGATATAAAAAAAGCTTTAAAAACTGTAAAAATAAAAAAGGAGTCTAATAAATGAATTCATTAGTAGCAAACATGAATAAAGAGCAAAGTGAAGCTGTAAGAACGACTGAAGGACCATTGCTTATTATGGCCGGCGCTGGTTCTGGTAAAACAAGAGTATTAACGCATCGAATCGCTTATTTATTAGATGAAAAAGATGTTTCTCCTTACAACATATTAGCCATCACTTTTACAAATAAAGCAGCAAAAGAAATGAAAGAACGTGTAGAACATCTTGTAGGGGAAGAAGCCCAAGTCATATGGATGTCTACATTCCACTCAATGTGCGTGAGAATTTTAAGACGCGATGCAGATCGAATTGGTATTGAACGCAATTTTACGATTATCGACCCAACGGATCAAAAATCAGTGATTAAAGATGTGCTAAAAAATGAAAATATTGATAGCAAGCGTTTTGAACCTCGTATGTTTATCGGTGCTATTAGTAACTTAAAAAATGAATTAAAGACACCAGAAGATGCGATGAATGAAGCAAATGACTTTCATTCACAAATGGTAGCGACAGTTTATAGTGGTTATCAACGTCAACTATCACGAAATGAAGCTTTAGATTTTGATGACTTAATCATGAAGACGATTCGTTTATTTGAACGTGTTCCAGATGCACTAGAATATTATCAAAATAAATTCCAATATATTCATGTAGACGAATATCAAGATACCAATAAAGCTCAATATACACTTGTTAAGTTATTGGCTAGCAAATTTAAAAATTTATGTGTAGTAGGCGACTCAGATCAATCTATTTATGGCTGGCGTGGTGCCGATATACAAAATATTTTATCTTTCGAAGAAGACTATCCTGATGCTAAAACTATTTTCCTAGAGCAAAACTATCGTTCAACTAAAACGATATTAACCGCAGCTAATGAGGTTATTAAAAATAACACAGAACGTAAACCAAAAGGATTATGGACAGCAAATACTGGTGGGGAAAAGATTAAATATTATGAAGCGATGACAGAACGTGATGAAGCGGAATATGTTGTACGTCAAATCATTAAACACCGCAAGCTAGGTAAAGATTATAGTGACATGGCTATTCTTTATAGAACGAATGCCCAATCTCGTGTATTAGAGGAAACATTTATGAAATCTAATATTCCTTACACAATGGTGGGAGGGCAAAAGTTCTATGATCGTAAAGAGATTAAAGACTTATTAAGCTATTTACGCATTGTCGCTAACAGCAATGATGATATCAGTTTACAACGTATTATTAATGTCCCTAAACGTGGTATTGGTCCATCTTCAGTTGAAAAGATTCAACGCTATGCAATGGATAATAATATTAGTATGTTTGACGCATTAGGCGAAGTCGACTTTATTGGACTTTCTAAAAAAGTTACACAAGAATGTATTGAATTCTATGAACTTATTCAAAACTTAATTAAAGAACAAGAGTTCCTTGAAATAAGTGAAATTGTAGATGAAATCCTTGATAAATCAGGTTATCGTCAAATGTTAGAACGTGAACAATCCATTGAGTCTCGTTCACGATTAGAGAATATCGACGAGTTTATGTCAGTACCTAAAGACTATGAAGAGAATACACCACTTGAAGAACAATCATTGATTAACTTTTTAACAGATTTATCATTAGTGGCAGATATTGATGAAGCGCAAATTGAAAATGGTGTGACATTAATGACAATGCACTCTGCGAAAGGTCTAGAGTTCCCAATCGTCTTCTTAATGGGTATGGAGGAATCATTATTCCCTCATATTAGAGCAATTAAAAGTGACGATGACCATGAAATGGAAGAAGAACGACGCATCTGCTATGTAGCCATTACGCGTGCAGAAGAAGTATTGTATATCACTCACGCCACATCTCGGATGTTATTTGGACGCTCACAATCAAATATGCCATCTCGTTTCTTACGTGAAATACCAGAAGAACTATTAGAAACACCTGAAAAACAACAACGACAAGTGATCTCTCCTAAATCTAAAACACCAGCTAAACGTGGATTTAGTAAGCGTACGACTTCATCTAAAAAACAAGTATCCGCTTCAGATTGG encodes:
- the pcrA gene encoding DNA helicase PcrA, producing the protein MNSLVANMNKEQSEAVRTTEGPLLIMAGAGSGKTRVLTHRIAYLLDEKDVSPYNILAITFTNKAAKEMKERVEHLVGEEAQVIWMSTFHSMCVRILRRDADRIGIERNFTIIDPTDQKSVIKDVLKNENIDSKRFEPRMFIGAISNLKNELKTPEDAMNEANDFHSQMVATVYSGYQRQLSRNEALDFDDLIMKTIRLFERVPDALEYYQNKFQYIHVDEYQDTNKAQYTLVKLLASKFKNLCVVGDSDQSIYGWRGADIQNILSFEEDYPDAKTIFLEQNYRSTKTILTAANEVIKNNTERKPKGLWTANTGGEKIKYYEAMTERDEAEYVVRQIIKHRKLGKDYSDMAILYRTNAQSRVLEETFMKSNIPYTMVGGQKFYDRKEIKDLLSYLRIVANSNDDISLQRIINVPKRGIGPSSVEKIQRYAMDNNISMFDALGEVDFIGLSKKVTQECIEFYELIQNLIKEQEFLEISEIVDEILDKSGYRQMLEREQSIESRSRLENIDEFMSVPKDYEENTPLEEQSLINFLTDLSLVADIDEAQIENGVTLMTMHSAKGLEFPIVFLMGMEESLFPHIRAIKSDDDHEMEEERRICYVAITRAEEVLYITHATSRMLFGRSQSNMPSRFLREIPEELLETPEKQQRQVISPKSKTPAKRGFSKRTTSSKKQVSASDWNVGDKVTHKSWGEGMVSNVSEKNGSVELDIIFKSEGPKRLLAQFAPITKKED
- the purB gene encoding adenylosuccinate lyase, with amino-acid sequence MIERYSREEMASIWTDQNRYEAWLEVEILACEAWSELGHIPKEDVKKIRENAKVDVERAKEIEEQTRHDVVAFTRQVSETLGEERKWVHYGLTSTDVVDTALSYVIKQANEILEKDIERFIEVLEQKAKKYKYTLMMGRTHGVHAEPTTFGVKMALWYTEMKRNLKRFKEVRKEIEVGKMSGAVGTFANIPPEIESYVCKHLGIDTAPVSTQTLQRDRHAYYIATLALVATSLEKFAVEIRNLQKTETREVEEAFAKGQKGSSAMPHKRNPIGSENITGISRVIRGYITTAYENVPLWHERDISHSSAERIMLPDVTIALNYALNRFTNIVDRLTVFEDNMRNNIDKTFGLIFSQRVLLALINKGMVREEAYDKVQPKAMESWETKTPFRELIEQDSSITEVLSKEELDECFNPEHHLNQVDTIFTRAGLE
- a CDS encoding YerC/YecD family TrpR-related protein, with translation MQIEKLRGQALDELFDAILTLENREECYEFFDDLCTVNEIQSLSQRLQVAKMIKQGFTYATIEKESGASTATISRVKRSLQWGNDAYTMILDRLNIETKE
- a CDS encoding heptaprenylglyceryl phosphate synthase: MYDIKEWQHVFKLDPAKDISDKDLEALCMSETDAIMIGGTDDITEDNVIHLMSRVRRYPLPLVLEISNLESIMPGFDFYFVPTVLNSKDTRYHNGILHKALKQYGHMINFEEVIFEGYLVLNAESKVAQVTQSDTELTAEDIEAYAQMVNDMYKLPMMYIEYSGKYGDIEKVKAASLMLSTTQLFYGGGISSLEEAKKMKDIADTIVVGNIIYTDIKKALKTVKIKKESNK